A genomic window from Aquila chrysaetos chrysaetos chromosome 9, bAquChr1.4, whole genome shotgun sequence includes:
- the VPREB3 gene encoding pre-B lymphocyte protein 3, whose translation MVLGFMVLLLVGTVGTASRAQPVLTQPSSILVMPGQTARLSCTLSPQYNISEFGISWYQQRPGHSLRYLLYYNSERDKHKPAKIPDRFSATKDLASNACILIIASACHEDNGNYYCALSHAFNWF comes from the exons ATGGTCCTGGGCTTCATGGTCCTGCTCCTGGTGGGGACGGTGGGGACAG CTTCCAGGGCTCAGCCCGTGCTGACCCAGCCATCCTCCATCTTGGTGATGCCTGGGCAGACCGCTCGGCTGTCCTGCACCCTGAGCCCCCAGTACAATATCAGTGAGTTCGGCATCTCCTGGTACCAGCAGCGCCCGGGGCACTCCCTGCGGTATCTGCTCTATTATAACTCTGAGCGAGACAAGCACAAGCCCGCCAAGATTCCCGACCGCTTCTCTGCTACCAAAGACCTTGCCAGCAATGCCTGCATCCTCATCATCGCATCTGCCTGCCATGAAGACAATGGCAACTATTACTGCGCCCTGTCACATGCCTTCAACTGGTTTTAG
- the CHCHD10 gene encoding coiled-coil-helix-coiled-coil-helix domain-containing protein 10, mitochondrial, translating to MARGGRSVGRPAAAPAPASPAPAAPVPAAQPAQPGLMAQMASTAAGVAVGSAVGHVVGSALTGAFSGGGSSEPAKAAVPAQEPRQQPVYQQSPYGPCHYEMKQFLECATNQRDLTLCEGFNEALKQCKNSNGVSSLL from the exons ATGGCGCGCGGCGGCAGGAGCGTGGGGCGGCCCgcggcggcaccggcaccggccaG CCCGGCCCCAGCGGCCCCGGTGCCGGCGGCGCAGCCGGCGCAACCCGGTCTGATGGCGCAGATGGCGAGCACGGCGGCCGGCGTGGCCGTGGGTTCCGCCGTGGGACACGTCGTGGGGAGCGCCCTCACCGGCGCCTTcagcggcggcggctcctccgAACCGGCCAAGGCGGCGGTTCCCGCCCAG GAGCCCAGGCAGCAGCCCGTGTACCAGCAGTCGCCCTACGGACCCTGCCACTATGAGATGAAGCAGTTCCTGGAATGTGCTACCAACCAGAGAGACCTGACCTTGTGCGAGGGCTTCAACGAGGCGCTGAAGCAGTGCAAGAATAGCAACG gtgtttcttctctcctgtga
- the C9H22orf15 gene encoding uncharacterized protein C22orf15 homolog, with amino-acid sequence MVNVQCCILILTAHLKGKRQGTPEDCIDLLDETGALINLSKVENPASKFTSKYLWERKHYILIRVIRGESSEATCYESLLENLGKHYADLAGKKSQAPTSPPQRSQGCRHDSSPQRSPCTPSTGLSSAFHYAPSQHQ; translated from the exons ATGGTGAATGTGCAGTGCTGCATCCTGATCCTCACGGCTCACCTGAAGGGGAAGCGTCAGGGCACACCTGAAG ACTGCATCGATCTTCTGGATGAAACGGGGGCCCTGATAAACCTGAGCAAAGTGGAAAATCCTGCATCCAAATTCACCAGTAAATACCTATGGGAAAGGAAGCACTACATCCTCATAAGAGTCATCC gaggagaaagctCTGAGGCCACCTGCTATGAATCCTTGCTAGAGAACCTGGGGAAGCACTACGCTGACCTAGCAGGCAAGAAGAGCCAGGCACCCACCTCACCTCCACAGAGGAGCCAAGGGTGCAGGCATGACTCCTCTCCCCAGCGCAGCCCTTGTACACCATCCACAGGACTGTCCTCTGCATTCCACTATGCCCCCTCACAACACCAGTAA